From the genome of Deltaproteobacteria bacterium:
AAGCCGGTATTGCCTTTGTTCCGGAAGACAGGCGTATCTTTCCCAATTTAACGGTGCTGGATAACCTGGCTATGGGGGTTAAAGCCGGTCAAGATCAAGAGACAGAAAATTCAAACTCCTGGACAATAGACAGGGTTTTTCAGCATTTTCCAATGTTAAAAGAAAGGGCCAAACAAAAAGGCAAGTTCCTTTCCGGAGGCGAACAGCAGATGCTGGCCATTGGCCGATCCCTGATGGGCAACCCTGAACTCCTACTGATTGACGAACCGACAGAAGGCCTCTCTCCCCTTCTGGTCCAGGAGGTGCGAGACGTGCTGGCCGAAATCAACAAGGCCGGGGTACCGATTCTTCTGGTCGAGCACAACCTCAAGGTAGCCATGTCGCTCTCAAATCGCATCTATCTCATGGGCAAGGCCTACATCGGTTTCGCGGGGTCTATCGAAGAGCTGGAGTCCAACCCGGAGATCAAGGAGAAATACCTCGAAGTCTAGCCAGCACTATTTTACAAAAGGTATAATTTTTAGAAACAGACCCTGCCTTTAACCTGTGTCCAGAAACTGACATGCCGAACCGGCTGATTTATTTGGGGGGACTTCCAAAAGAGGTTTCCCCTAAAAATCTCCTTTAAGTTCTATAGTGGTTGTCAAAATTATGTTCCGTTTGAATGAATACAAGAGTATCAAGATCGAGATTGCTTCGCGGCG
Proteins encoded in this window:
- a CDS encoding ABC transporter ATP-binding protein — its product is MFLQVEDLHSYYGPSHVLQGISLTVDEGEIVSLLGRNGMGKSTALKSIMGLVKPKSGQVVFKGKNLTGFPPYKVAKAGIAFVPEDRRIFPNLTVLDNLAMGVKAGQDQETENSNSWTIDRVFQHFPMLKERAKQKGKFLSGGEQQMLAIGRSLMGNPELLLIDEPTEGLSPLLVQEVRDVLAEINKAGVPILLVEHNLKVAMSLSNRIYLMGKAYIGFAGSIEELESNPEIKEKYLEV